The Phormidium yuhuli AB48 DNA window GGAACGGTGCAAACCATTCCGGGAGATGTGGCTTTGGCTCAAGTTCGGCAACTCTTCGGACGGTGAATTATGAGTTTCACCCAGCCGCCCTGCAAGAGTATGCGGAAGCCGTGCAATTTTTTGCTCAGTATAACCAACAGCAAAATTTAATCGATACTATAGAAAATTGCATTTTTCGTATTATTAGTGCTCCGGAACGCTGGCCAGTTATTGAGGGAAACATTCGTCGGTGTTTGACTCCGAAGTTTTCCTATTTTATCTTGTACAAAGTCTATTCTGAGCGAGTCGTGATTGTTGCAGTTATGAGTTGTCGTCGCGATCCAGACTATTGGAAGAGTCGCCTGGAATCGTAAACTATCCCATCATATTGTATGTATTAGACTTGGATTAACTCGAACCAGAAAGATGCCAATTGTTTTTTTCTATGATTCAGAATTTTTCTCTGTCGCCCACTATAGGAGATTACCCTATGACGCTTTTGCAACAAGGAACCCATTTGTTGTTACCGAAAATGGGTTTCAGGGTTTGATGGGATCGGGTAAAGCCGTCCAAAAGGCTTGTTCAGACCCCTGACGCAACACGTTGGTGGCACAGTGGATGTTACCTTTGAGTTCGTGATATTCGGCATCGTTGAGGAAGGCGACGCTGAGTCCGGTTCCCTCGATGAGGTCGAGAAAGACCTCTTGCAGGCGATCGCGCCCATCGAGGATTGCCCCGCGAGGATCGGGGACAAGCAGGCGATCGCCCAAAACGACTAAATTGACCAAATTGGGAAAGATGGCATCACCGAGGGGACGGTAGAGGGCGGGAACGAGACGAATGCGATCGTCTGTTAGTTGGAACTCTCGTTTAAGGGTGTCCAAAATGGGGTTGAGATGGTTCTGTTGCAGTTGGCGGTTATGGTCGATGAGAGAGTCGTTGGCTAATAACTGATTCACGGTCGCTTGGCCACTTAAGCCTCGGGCCAGGGTGGCATCTCCTTGTCCGGCTTCGGCTAACTCTTCGAGGAACTCTACCCCCGTCCCTGGGGAGGTGACTAGGGCTAAAAATGACCCCTCTCCGTCGGGGATAAAGCTAACAATCTCATCCACATGACCAATGTAGAGCCAGGAGGTATCGAGGGCCACGGCGGGGGCCTGGAGTTGTTGCGCGTCGAGAAAGTCTAAGAGTTCTGGATGGAGACTGTAATCGTTGGCAACACCGTAGTAAATGCGCCCCCAGGGATAGCCGGGGAGGGGGGGAGAGACTTCTAAGTTGCCATACCAGTCAATCCAGGAGTAAGCATCGGGAAGGGAACGAGGTGCGGCGACGGAAAACCAGCCAAAGTCTCGGTCTAAGAGGGTTCGGGCAAAGCCATCGATGCGGGAACTACGAATCCCATTGAGGACGGCGGGGATGACATGGAGTTCACCACGACTGGGAAACTGCATAAAGCCGATTTCCATGGTGTCTTGCATCCAGAGGATTTGACCGGAATCGGTGGTGAGGTCGAGGTTTTGGGCCTCAATTTCCTCTTGGAGTTGGGGCAGAAAACGACTGTTGGG harbors:
- a CDS encoding protein-arginine deiminase domain-containing protein yields the protein MKRRYWLVVAIAFLLIVNVHHLTGGQFPAQRVPDELLSRLETSVDDLSLQDLADSRTNTSSSSDPQILLYGDTNRDGIVRKDDDLEGRDRWSWETGTLLPFNQDDDNLNGTPDWQNVRPIDFQRDRELALLRLQVPEPWQDSPLFLHANHAARPHLRAFQRTHQGWIPVDLSGQTPLIGSGHLVLGMEATEFAHHDWNGFAVVTAFIPDGDEIVQRDRIAMRVTPWLMQSNLAKPQRVFVSPRPNSRFLPQLQEEIEAQNLDLTTDSGQILWMQDTMEIGFMQFPSRGELHVIPAVLNGIRSSRIDGFARTLLDRDFGWFSVAAPRSLPDAYSWIDWYGNLEVSPPLPGYPWGRIYYGVANDYSLHPELLDFLDAQQLQAPAVALDTSWLYIGHVDEIVSFIPDGEGSFLALVTSPGTGVEFLEELAEAGQGDATLARGLSGQATVNQLLANDSLIDHNRQLQQNHLNPILDTLKREFQLTDDRIRLVPALYRPLGDAIFPNLVNLVVLGDRLLVPDPRGAILDGRDRLQEVFLDLIEGTGLSVAFLNDAEYHELKGNIHCATNVLRQGSEQAFWTALPDPIKP
- a CDS encoding type II toxin-antitoxin system RelE/ParE family toxin, giving the protein MNYEFHPAALQEYAEAVQFFAQYNQQQNLIDTIENCIFRIISAPERWPVIEGNIRRCLTPKFSYFILYKVYSERVVIVAVMSCRRDPDYWKSRLES